The Arthrobacter sp. Marseille-P9274 DNA segment GGAAACAGATGAGGCAGGACGGACCGGAACAAACCCTAGTGACGCGGCAGAACACGTCTTCCGCCCGTTCCCGCCGAACCGTGCCTCATTTCCTACAGTGAGGGCCATCACGTCAGCATGGGAGCTTGCTTTCATTCAACGGAAGATCAGAGGCGGTCAGCCTTCTTGTGAGTCGGTGGGCCGGCGTGCAGGAGCAAGCGTCCGGGAAATTCCATGGGAGGCCGTGAGCAAGGCGGGGACGATCAGCCGCACCTCGGCCTGATCCCGGGGCACGATGGCACTCAGCGCCGCGGCCACTGTGCGCCGCGCTTCGAAGACGGGGACCGCAACACCCAGCCATTCAGAACGGCCGATCCCCGGCAAGGCAACGAACCCCCTCTGCCTGATCTCGGCCAGCTGCCGGCGGATGAACCCCGGATGGGTCGGGGTTTCGTCCGTGACCTTAGTCAACGGCCCTGACAAGAAACTCTCCTGGAACTCCGGAGAGGAATGGGCCAACAGCACCAGGCCGGAAGAACAAGCATTGAGCGGCAGGCGATCTGTGATCCGTGCGGCGTCCAGTACGGAATCAGGGGACGACATCCGCTCCACGTACAGGGCGGACTTCCCATCCAACACGGCGAGGGTGGTGTGCTGATGGACGGCCGAAAGGACATCGTCCATGAACGGCAGCGCGGCCTCCCGCACATCCATTGCCGCCAAGGACCGGGCGGAGATCTCCCACATGCGCAATCCAATCCGCAGCTCGCCGGAGTCGGTGCGGCGAATCAGCCCGTAATGCATGAGCTCCTCGACCAGACGGTGCGCCGTGGACAAGGGCAGGCCGGCCTGAGCAGCCAGGCTCGACAACGTCATGCTCGGCCGGTCGCGGTCGAAGGAGTCCAGAAGGCGGACCACCCGGCTGATCATTGAATCCCCGCTGGGAGAATTCGCCATGCCGTTCCTCCCTTCCCCATCGAACTAGACGCAGTCCCAGCTATCCGCCCGCTACAGCCTCACACCGCCCATCAGGAGGCATTGCCTCCGGTTGTCGAGCATGGCCGCATGCGTGCGGCAACTGCTAAACGCCCTTTCCCAGATCCCTTGTCGACCAAATCGACCCTTGGGCAGCAGACTCAGGTGAAGGAACACACCCGATTTTACGCACCGAGTGGAACTCGTTTGGCGCGTGAGACCAACAAGGGTTGGAGCGGGACACAGCTCCCCTCATAGATGGACACGACCTCCATGTCGGTCAGGTGGCGGGCGACGCGGTTCTCGAGCAGCAGGCCGTTCACGGACTCGATCCAGGCGCTGCTGGTGGGCCGCGACATCACCGGCATCTCCGCTTTCCATTGACTGCCGTAAAAGGCCTCTGCCCAATCTGCGGCAGAGCGGCTTGAAGCGCCGATATCGGCGCATATGACGGGAGCCGACACTAATGGCATTGCCTTCTTGGCTTTTGACATGCCCGGACTCGATCCGCCTGTTCCGAACTCGAAGAACCACCGCCTCTCAGGAGAGCAACTCGAGCTCCCAGTCCTTAACGTCGGCCACCGGCGCGAACAGGCGCGCATCGATCTCGTCGAGAGGCAGGCCTTTGCGGACCCGGTCCGGCCAGTCCCTGTTGCCTAGGGCCGCCTTGCCCAGCGCCACGACGTCGGCCGCGCCGTCAGCCAGCATGGACACGGCCGTCTCCGGGTCATCCAGGTGGCCGTTGGCGATCACCGGCAGCCCGGAGTGCTGCTTGGCTAGGGCGGCCAGCGAGGGGCCCTTGTCGCCGAAGGCCGGGGCGTAGGCCTTGTACTCGGTGGTGTGGATGAAGTCGACGCCCGTGCCGGCCAGGGTGGAGAAGATAACTTCCGCCTCCTCGGCCCCGCCGGCCCACCGGTGGTCGTGGTCGCTGACCTTGGACTGGGAGATCCGAATGCCCACAGTCATCTCCGGGCCCACGGCCTCGCGCAC contains these protein-coding regions:
- a CDS encoding IclR family transcriptional regulator yields the protein MISRVVRLLDSFDRDRPSMTLSSLAAQAGLPLSTAHRLVEELMHYGLIRRTDSGELRIGLRMWEISARSLAAMDVREAALPFMDDVLSAVHQHTTLAVLDGKSALYVERMSSPDSVLDAARITDRLPLNACSSGLVLLAHSSPEFQESFLSGPLTKVTDETPTHPGFIRRQLAEIRQRGFVALPGIGRSEWLGVAVPVFEARRTVAAALSAIVPRDQAEVRLIVPALLTASHGISRTLAPARRPTDSQEG